The following are from one region of the Myotis daubentonii chromosome 2, mMyoDau2.1, whole genome shotgun sequence genome:
- the C2H8orf48 gene encoding uncharacterized protein C8orf48 homolog → MASRLEAGEPEEPRELAQTDIRAMDDLSQETFESFSDEVQTSCSFSSPGGRLPSPQVSVGKPESGEPTARLECQDKQSELSEKRFSQKRINYLKGKGTNSGGYQPDTHPQTEITPVSDEQMHALQTFCTVKVNLMHHRATSKGMKSSRHEKLQLRSDAEASEMDAINCTAPDELVNRIHLKNVMATLKQAAAVRQHVPSRCPDCNRKRAELAQSAFLKRKKTLLESLLLQEKIDEHLHTKDFLTFIGEVHRGLPRLSDDPGIIWKRLNEKSRKRESGFERSDPEQKM, encoded by the coding sequence ATGGCCAGCCGCCTAGAAGCTGGGGAACCCGAGGAGCCACGTGAATTGGCCCAAACGGACATCAGGGCCATGGACGACCTTTCTCAGGAGACCTTCGAGTCCTTCTCTGATGAGGTACAGACTTCATGTTCATTCAGTTCCCCTGGAGGACGGCTGCCCTCGCCTCAGGTGTCTGTGGGCAAACCTGAGAGTGGAGAGCCCACTGCACGCTTGGAATGTCAAGATAAACAATCTGAGCTTTCAGAAAAGAGGTTTAGTCAGAAAAGAATCAACTACCTCAAGGGGAAAGGAACTAACTCTGGAGGGTACCAACCAGACACTCACCCTCAAACAGAAATCACTCCGGTGTCTGATGAACAAATGCATGCCCTGCAGACTTTTTGCACCGTTAAGGTAAACCTGATGCACCACAGAGCAACCTCTAAAGGGATGAAGAGCAGCAGACATGAGAAGCTGCAGCTTAGATCGGATGCAGAGGCTTCAGAGATGGATGCCATCAACTGTACTGCCCCCGACGAGCTTGTGAACAGAATCCATTTAAAAAACGTGATGGCAACACTAAAACAGGCGGCAGCAGTTAGGCAGCACGTTCCTTCTAGGTGCCCTGATTGTAACAGAAAAAGAGCGGAACTGGCTCAATCTGCCTTCCTGAAACGAAAGAAGACTTTACTGGAGTCACTTCTCCTCCAAGAGAAAATAGATGAACATCTTCATACTAAAGACTTTCTTACCTTTATTGGAGAAGTGCATAGGGGCCTTCCCAGGCTTTCAGATGACCCCGGAATAATCTGGAAAAGGCTGAATGAGAAAAGCCGGAAGAGAGAGTCTGGTTTTGAAAGGTCAGATCCAGAGCAGAAGATGTAG